A window of Paenibacillus sp. 19GGS1-52 contains these coding sequences:
- a CDS encoding LUD domain-containing protein: MADSYGEWLERMQQASCEQQEVFMNDIARRLKRPRTIAAPAHPFRGAPEYWQEFRWSAEERVSQFTTNFESVGGAVFHMEHMDEVKAFITAKSVELSARYILRQNVEELAKLRLEEDLSDTLVSVWNTDIGEAWKDRAAEADIGIVVADYAVAYTGSITVLSSADKGRSVSLLPTVLIAVIPVERLKTRLGEVLADFDEAGPTHLPAGIHFISGPSRSADIENDLTIGVHGPGIVFALLVG; encoded by the coding sequence ATGGCTGATTCATATGGTGAATGGCTGGAGCGGATGCAACAGGCTTCCTGCGAGCAGCAGGAGGTGTTCATGAACGATATTGCGCGCCGCCTGAAGCGGCCGAGAACGATAGCAGCCCCAGCGCATCCTTTCCGCGGCGCACCTGAATATTGGCAGGAGTTCCGCTGGAGTGCGGAGGAGCGTGTGAGCCAATTCACTACAAACTTTGAAAGCGTAGGTGGAGCTGTATTCCATATGGAACACATGGATGAAGTCAAAGCCTTCATTACTGCGAAGTCTGTTGAGCTGAGTGCACGCTATATTCTCCGGCAAAATGTGGAGGAGCTCGCTAAACTGCGACTCGAAGAAGACTTGAGCGATACCCTTGTATCCGTATGGAATACCGACATTGGAGAAGCCTGGAAGGATCGGGCGGCAGAGGCAGATATCGGGATTGTGGTCGCAGATTATGCAGTGGCTTATACCGGATCGATCACCGTATTGTCTTCAGCGGATAAAGGCCGTTCAGTCAGCCTACTGCCTACAGTATTGATTGCCGTGATTCCGGTGGAGCGGCTTAAGACCCGCCTTGGCGAGGTGCTGGCTGATTTTGACGAAGCTGGACCTACCCATTTGCCGGCGGGTATTCACTTTATCTCTGGTCCCAGCCGATCCGCGGATATCGAGAATGATCTTACCATCGGGGTGCATGGCCCGGGAATAGTGTTCGCTCTGCTGGTCGGATAG